Within Pseudobacteriovorax antillogorgiicola, the genomic segment ATCGTTGGAGAGTTTGAAGACCTGTTCTCCCTATTCTCTATTAAAAAGAAGAGCGATATTCTTACCTCAGCCGAATACCTTAGAAAGTATCTAGATGAATCGAGAAGCTATCGCAATCGCCTCATCTTTGAGCAAAACTTACTGAGTCTATTCCCAGGGTCGAGTCAATGTCTGCTGGCACTGGCAGAAGCTCAGAAACTCAATGATCGGGAAAAAGATGCTCTGCTTACATTGCAACAAGTGGAGATACTCAACCCTAAACTTAAGCCACTTTGCGACAGAATTCGCAATTCAATAGATGCGTCACTTGATACAGCTTTGCGAGAGGGCAAGGCTCAAAACTGCTTGTCTCTCAAGCGGTGTGTGGTTATCGATTCTGATACTGATGCCCTCCATCATATTAGCGAGCTATTAAGCCATATTGGGGGCAAGTCCATCGAGTGTTTCGAAGATGGCGATACTGCTTTCTTGAGCTTGAAGCAGCAGCCAGAGCCCAGTGCTATTTTTATGGAATGGCGCGTTCCAGGAATTACCGGACCTGTATTGATCCAAAGAATTCGCAATCATGGATTGTCCTCAGTTCCAATTATCATTGTGAGTTCTTTGGTAGACAAACAGGATGTTAACCTCATCAAGGAAATGGGAGTTGATGACCTTCTTCACAAGCCCTTTGAATCAGATAAATTTTATGCGACTTTGATTTGGTGTATTCAACAGAATCGCAAGCCTTCAGAACAGCGATCTTATGAGCTAAAGATCCAACGTTTGCTTGATCAAGAAAAGTTCGCAGAAGCGGAACGACTTTCCTTTGAGTTTTTGAAGGACCCTCGTATCAATAACATCGATAAAATTGCTGTCCAAGCCCAACTTAAGTTTGTGGAAGGAGATTTTAAGAAGGTAGTCAACCTTTGTTTCACGGTTTTAAAACAGCGCCCTGAAGACTTGAAAATTCTCAATCTTCTCGGTAAAACTTACCTTAAATTGTCACGATTCGAAAAAGCACTCCTTTGTTTCGACAAGGCTCAAAAGCTCTCGCCAGCGAATATCAAGCGATTGATCGATATTGCGGACATAAATCTGGAGCTAGGCAAGGATGAGGACTTCGAAGGAGCGGTTCAAAAAGCAAAAGAGATCGATGGTGAATCAGAGTTAGTGAAGCAAGTTGATTGTCGCCTCGCTCTAGAAAAAGGTGAAACTGCGACGTCGAGGAGTCTTTTTAAAGAAATCGATCACCTTCCTAGCATTGTTCGCGATATGAACAATCGGGCGGTCGCCTTGGCTAGAAACGGCCGGTATGAGGATGGTATCAACTTGTATCAAAACACTTTGGTGTCCTTCAATAAAGACCATCAAGAGCTTCATAAGATTGTTAGTTATAACTTAGCCATGGCCTATGCTCGCTATGGCGACTTAGTGAAGGCTGAGTCAACTTTGGCTTCCTTGGGCGATGGTGACTTTGGAATCTATAAGAAGATTAAGTCATTGCTGGCTAAGGTAAAGGTATGCTTGCAGGAGGGGCGGTCGCTCACCTTCAATACCAGTTTTGAAGAGCTACATCAATCACCTGTGAGGGATGGCGAGGCTCAGGATGAGGAACAAGAACTTGTGGATATCGATCAGGAGCTAAGTTCACTGACAAATGCTCTTCAGGCGCAGCAAGGAGATATTTGCTGTCATCTTTTGTTTTTCGATGTTCAAGGCCTATGTATGGAAGCAGAGAAGCTAAGGGATAACGGGCCGCACTTCAAGCTGCGGCAAGCAATTGGAAAAGTTGTCTAATGAAAGAATGTAAGACTTGTGGTCGAAAGTTTAGTTCAGAGCGTGATTTCCTCAGCGGAACGTCACGGTGGAGAACCTGCTTGAATCGTGTGATTATGTTCAACTGTAGCTGTGGATCGACCCTCACCATCAAAGGTGAGTTGTTTGACTGGTTTAGCCCGACAAAGCTGATGAGTCCGGAGCAGAAACTTGCATTTGGCGAGATGAAAATGGATGACTCTTTGCCTAGAGTTTCGGCGCAGATTTTCGAAATTCAGGAGAAGGTGCTAGACGAACGTCTATCGGCACAAGCACTGGCGGACGCCATCCGAGGCGAACCAGCATTGGCTGCGGAAATCCTCCATTTAGCGAATCTAAAGGTCGGAGGGAAGGCTGGCCGCGTTCAACAGCTAGCTCATGCAATTGCTTATCTGAGTAGAAAAGAATTGCAGCAATTTGTCTTGATGGCAACGGTCAAAGATTTTTCATTCAAGGCGAAGATCTTTTCTTTTGAAAAGTTTTGGAGGAAATCTCTTATGACTGGAAGAGTTGCCAGTTACCTTTGCCCGAAATTTTTCCCGAAATGTGCTGAGCTAGCGTTTATCTATGGTTCTCTATTGAATGTGGGTAAGCTTGCGTTAGGATTTTACCAGCCTCGGCTTATTGATCGTCTCATCAAGACTAGCTTGGATGCTGATCTAAGTTGGAACATGGTCGAAGGTGAACTAGCATTCAATCATCGAATGCTGGGCACTGTCGCAGGCATTATCTGGGCTTTTCCGAATGACTTGATCGAGATCATTGATGATCATCATACCTCATTTACCAAGAGTACATTTAGTTCACTGCTACGGTTTTCAAATGAATGGAGCCATATTCTATTAGACGAGCCTCAATTTGTTGACAGAGAAATTTTGGAGTGTGGTTTCCAAGTTTTTCAGTTTGAGGAACAGCGACTTTTGGAAGAGATGAAAGCAGCGATTAGTGTGACTCCAATCGCTG encodes:
- a CDS encoding HDOD domain-containing protein encodes the protein MIMFNCSCGSTLTIKGELFDWFSPTKLMSPEQKLAFGEMKMDDSLPRVSAQIFEIQEKVLDERLSAQALADAIRGEPALAAEILHLANLKVGGKAGRVQQLAHAIAYLSRKELQQFVLMATVKDFSFKAKIFSFEKFWRKSLMTGRVASYLCPKFFPKCAELAFIYGSLLNVGKLALGFYQPRLIDRLIKTSLDADLSWNMVEGELAFNHRMLGTVAGIIWAFPNDLIEIIDDHHTSFTKSTFSSLLRFSNEWSHILLDEPQFVDREILECGFQVFQFEEQRLLEEMKAAISVTPIAA
- a CDS encoding response regulator encodes the protein MLHDKERARLLLVEPASTVRQMISDVLKDMGFNNIMLASKGKDALHILEVETVDWLITSTLINDDVNFIHLLDIIVKQPELRRVRTSVLIESDTEEYVLPLAFELGLFSWHRKAYVKENIVGEFEDLFSLFSIKKKSDILTSAEYLRKYLDESRSYRNRLIFEQNLLSLFPGSSQCLLALAEAQKLNDREKDALLTLQQVEILNPKLKPLCDRIRNSIDASLDTALREGKAQNCLSLKRCVVIDSDTDALHHISELLSHIGGKSIECFEDGDTAFLSLKQQPEPSAIFMEWRVPGITGPVLIQRIRNHGLSSVPIIIVSSLVDKQDVNLIKEMGVDDLLHKPFESDKFYATLIWCIQQNRKPSEQRSYELKIQRLLDQEKFAEAERLSFEFLKDPRINNIDKIAVQAQLKFVEGDFKKVVNLCFTVLKQRPEDLKILNLLGKTYLKLSRFEKALLCFDKAQKLSPANIKRLIDIADINLELGKDEDFEGAVQKAKEIDGESELVKQVDCRLALEKGETATSRSLFKEIDHLPSIVRDMNNRAVALARNGRYEDGINLYQNTLVSFNKDHQELHKIVSYNLAMAYARYGDLVKAESTLASLGDGDFGIYKKIKSLLAKVKVCLQEGRSLTFNTSFEELHQSPVRDGEAQDEEQELVDIDQELSSLTNALQAQQGDICCHLLFFDVQGLCMEAEKLRDNGPHFKLRQAIGKVV